A genomic region of Enterococcus sp. 12C11_DIV0727 contains the following coding sequences:
- a CDS encoding helix-turn-helix domain-containing protein — protein sequence MGVYLKIKEERKKKQMTQEQLAEKVGVSIKTIAKWENDAAMPTLENCKKLRSVFEVTLDYLLEDSFELQDTYDEYVRLGEKVLELADEEYPLDFIQNYYICAREPSLVIPKKVADSFIKNIGEKINNTDYFDSEKIKMIHQEIKDFLYFWYKYNKGKYLLSKNLKAKTLFMNSISFTSEEITNQLKNPETQTKPILLLRNLMINRLIEECNLLQYNIDEEIEEELDYSGEIMWPLSTYN from the coding sequence ATGGGAGTATATTTAAAAATAAAAGAAGAAAGAAAAAAGAAGCAAATGACACAAGAACAATTGGCTGAAAAAGTTGGGGTTTCAATAAAGACAATAGCAAAATGGGAAAATGATGCTGCTATGCCTACCTTAGAAAACTGTAAGAAATTAAGATCAGTCTTTGAGGTTACGCTAGATTATCTCTTAGAAGATAGTTTTGAATTACAGGATACGTACGATGAGTATGTCAGATTAGGAGAAAAGGTTCTTGAATTAGCGGATGAAGAATATCCTTTAGATTTTATTCAAAATTATTATATTTGTGCTAGAGAGCCTAGCCTGGTAATACCTAAAAAAGTAGCAGATAGTTTTATCAAGAATATAGGTGAGAAAATAAATAATACCGATTACTTTGACAGTGAAAAAATAAAAATGATACATCAGGAAATAAAGGACTTTTTATACTTTTGGTATAAATACAATAAAGGAAAGTATTTGCTTTCAAAGAATTTGAAAGCGAAGACTTTATTTATGAATAGTATTTCTTTTACCAGTGAAGAAATAACAAATCAGCTAAAAAATCCAGAGACTCAAACAAAACCCATTTTATTACTACGAAATTTGATGATAAATAGGCTAATAGAAGAATGTAACCTCCTTCAGTACAATATTGATGAGGAAATAGAAGAAGAGTTAGATTATAGTGGGGAAATTATGTGGCCTCTATCTACGTATAACTAG
- a CDS encoding TIGR04197 family type VII secretion effector has translation MTVNSNSSIAGGISASFSQSDSALNSISVSVSASSTNVSGNAPAVQSINNYQQGLAALSTSVVSAGDNIHSVAKSLNESIKLLLN, from the coding sequence ATGACTGTTAATAGTAATTCAAGTATTGCTGGTGGTATTTCGGCTTCTTTTAGTCAGTCTGACAGTGCTTTAAATAGTATAAGTGTTTCTGTATCAGCTTCTAGCACCAATGTTTCAGGCAATGCACCAGCTGTACAATCAATTAATAACTATCAACAAGGATTAGCAGCATTATCTACTAGTGTTGTTTCTGCGGGCGATAATATTCATTCCGTTGCGAAGAGTTTGAACGAATCGATCAAACTATTGCTCAATTGA